From Bos javanicus breed banteng chromosome 5, ARS-OSU_banteng_1.0, whole genome shotgun sequence, the proteins below share one genomic window:
- the HDAC7 gene encoding histone deacetylase 7 isoform X8, with protein sequence MDTPMPELQMGQQEQELRQLLNKDKSKRSAVASSVVKQKLAEVILKKQQAALERTVHPNSPSVPYRTLEPLETEGAARSMLSSFLPPVPSLPCDPPEHFPLRKTVSEPNLKLRYKPKKSLERRKNPLLRKESAPPSLRRRPAETLGDSSPSSSSTPASGCSSPNDSEHGPNPVLGSEALLGQRLRLQETSLAPFALLPTITLGLPAPARADGDRRTHATLGPRGPVLGNPHAHLFLPHGLEPEAGGPLPSRLQPILLLDPSVTHTPLLTVPGLGPLPFHFAQSLLTTERPSGSGLHRPLSRTRSEPLPPSATTPSLLGPLQPRLERLKPHVQLIKRSAKPSEKPRLRQIPSAEDLETDGGSVGPLRDDGLEHRESSHGQQEARGPVPLQQHQQVFLWEQQRLAGRLPRGATGDSVLLPLAPGSHRPLSRAQSSPAAPASLSTPEPASQARILPSSETPARTLPFTTGLVYDSVMLKHQCSCGDNSRHPEHAGRIQSIWSRLLERGLRSQCESLRGRKASLEELQSVHSERHVLLYGTNPLSRLKLDNGKLAGLLAQRMFVMLPCGGVGVDTDTIWNELHSSNAARWAAGSVTDLAFKVASRELKNGFAVVRPPGHHADHSTAMGFCFFNSVAIACRQLQQQGKASKILIVDWDVHHGNGTQQTFYQDPNVLYISLHRHDDGNFFPGSGAVDEVGAGSGEGFNVNVAWAGGLDPPMGDPEYLAAFRIVVMPIAREFSPDLVLVSAGFDAAEGHPPPLGGYHVSAKCFGYMTQQLMSLAGGAVVLALEGGHDLTAICDASEACVAALLGNKVDPLSEEGWKQKPNLNAIRSLEAVIRVHSEYWGCMQRLASRPDSWVHRVPGADAEEVEAVTALASLSVGILAEERTSGQLVEEEEPMNL encoded by the exons ATGGACACGCCGATGCCCGAGTTGCAGATGGGGCAGCAGGAACAAGAGCTGCGGCAGCTTCTCAATAAGGACAAGAGCAAGCGAA GTGCCGTAGCCAGCAGTGTGGTCAAGCAGAAGCTGGCAGAGGTGATTCTGAAGAAACAACAGGCGGCCCTAGAGAGAACGGTTCATCCTAATAGCCCCAGCGTTCCCTACAG AACTCTCGAGCCCTTGGAGACGGAGGGAGCTGCCCGTTCCATGCTCAGCAGCTTCCTGCCTCCTGTTCCCAGCCTGCCTTGCGACCCTCCAGAACACTTCCCTCTGCGCAAGACAG TCTCCGAGCCCAACCTGAAGCTGCGCTACAAGCCCAAGAAGTCCCTGGAGCGGAGGAAGAACCCGCTACTGCGGAAGGAGAGCGCCCCTCCCAGCCTCCGTCGGCGGCCAGCAGAGACCCTCGGCG ACTCCTCCCCTAGTAGTAGCAGCACGCCGGCATCAGGGTGCAGCTCCCCCAACGACAGCGAGCATGGCCCCAACCCCGTCCTGGGCTCCGAG GCGCTCTTGGGCCAGCGGCTGCGGCTGCAGGAGACCTCTCTGGCCCCGTTCGCCTTGCTGCCCACAATCACACTGGGGCTGCCCGCCCCTGCCAGG GCTGATGGTGACCGCAGGACCCATGCGACTCTGGGCCCTCGGGGCCCAGTCCTGGGGAACCCCCATGCTCACCTCTTCCTGCCCCATGGCCTGGAGCCCGAGGCTGGGGGCCCCCTGCCCTCTCGCCTGCAGCCCATTCTCCTCCTGGATCCCTCAGTGACTCACACCCCTCTGCTGACTG TGCCCGGGCTTGGGCCACTGCCCTTCCACTTTGCCCAGTCCTTACTGACCACCGAGCGGCCCTCTGGATCAGGCCTCCACCGGCCACTGAGCCGGACCCGctcagagcccctgcccccaaGCGCCACTACCCCCTCACTGCTGGGGCCCCTGCAGCCCCGCCTGGAGCGGCTCAAACCTCACGTCCAGCTGATCAAG AGGTCAGCCAAGCCGAGTGAGAAGCCCCGACTGCGGCAGATACCCTCAGCTGAGGACCTCGAGACGGATGGTGGGAGCGTGGGGCCACTTCGGGATGATGGCCTGGAACATAGGGAGTCCAGCCATGGGCAGCAGGAGGCCAGAGGCCCTGTTCCTCTCCAGCAGCACCAGCAG GTGTTCCTCTGGGAGCAGCAGCGACTGGCCGGGCGGCTCCCCCGAGGAGCCACTGGAGACTCCGTGCTGCTTCCCCTGGCCCCGGGCAGTCACCGGCCCCTGTCCAGGGCTCAGTCATCCCCGGCCGCGCCTGCCTCGCTGTCGACCCCAGAGCCCGCCAGCCAGGCCCGTATCCTGCCCAGCTCAGAGACCCCTGCCCGGACCCTGCCCTTCACCACGG GGCTGGTCTATGACTCGGTGATGCTGAAGCACCAGTGCTCCTGCGGGGACAACAGCAGGCACCCGGAGCACGCGGGCCGTATCCAGAGCATCTGGTCCCGGCTGCTGGAACGGGGGCTCCGGAGCCAGTGTGAG TCTCTCCGGGGCCGGAAGGCCTCCCTGGAGGAGCTGCAGTCAGTGCACTCTGAGCGGCATGTACTCCTCTACGGCACCAACCCGCTCAGCCGCCTCAAACTGGACAATGGGAAGCTGGCAG GCCTCCTGGCACAGAGGATGTTCGTGATGCTGCCTTGCGGCGGCGTTGGG GTGGACACCGACACCATCTGGAATGAGCTGCACTCCTCCAACGCGGCCCGCTGGGCTGCTGGCAGCGTCACCGACCTCGCCTTCAAAGTGGCCTCCCGTGAGCTAAAG AATGGTTTTGCTGTGGTTCGGCCCCCAGGACACCATGCAGACCATTCCACAGCCAT GGGCTTCTGCTTCTTCAACTCAGTGGCCATCGCCTGCCGGCAGCTGCAACAGCAGGGCAAGGCCAGCAAGATCCTCATTGTGGACTGG GACGTTCACCATGGCAACGGCACCCAGCAGACCTTCTACCAGGACCCCAATGTGCTGTACATCTCCCTTCATCGCCATGACGACGGCAACTTCTTCCCTGGCAGTGGGGCTGTGGATGAG GTGGGAGCTGGCAGCGGTGAGGGCTTCAATGTCAACGTGGCCTGGGCTGGAGGTCTCGACCCCCCCATGGGGGATCCTGAGTACCTGGCTGCCTTCAG GATAGTCGTGATGCCCATCGCCCGGGAGTTCTCTCCGGACCTGGTCCTGGTGTCGGCTGGGTTTGATGCTGCCGAGGGTCACCCGCCCCCACTGGGTGGCTACCATGTTTCTGCCAAGT GTTTTGGGTACATGACGCAGCAGCTCATGAGCTTGGCCGGAGGTGCGGTGGTGCTGGCCCTGGAGGGTGGCCATGACCTCACAGCCATCTGTGATGCCTCCGAGGCCTGTGTGGCTGCTCTTCTGGGCAACAAG GTGGATCCCCTCTCAGAAGAAGGCTGGAAGCAGAAACCCAACCTCAATGCCATCCGCTCCCTGGAAGCTGTGATCCGAGTGCACA GTGAATACTGGGGCTGCATGCAGCGCCTGGCCTCCCGTCCAGACTCCTGGGTGCACAGGGTGCCAGGGGCCGATGCAGAAGAAGTGGAGGCAGTGACGGCGCTGGCATCCCTTTCCGTGGGCATCCTGGCTGAAGAGCG GACCTCAGGGCagctggtggaggaggaggaaccCATGAATCTCTGA
- the HDAC7 gene encoding histone deacetylase 7 isoform X4 translates to MHLVDSQTTQRSKDGTQVSPAAPCSSPPIIGWPRPRADTPGPQPQPMDLRVGQRPPVEPPPEPTLLALQHPQRLHHHLFLAGLQPQRSAEPMRLSMDTPMPELQMGQQEQELRQLLNKDKSKRSAVASSVVKQKLAEVILKKQQAALERTVHPNSPSVPYRTLEPLETEGAARSMLSSFLPPVPSLPCDPPEHFPLRKTVSEPNLKLRYKPKKSLERRKNPLLRKESAPPSLRRRPAETLGDSSPSSSSTPASGCSSPNDSEHGPNPVLGSEALLGQRLRLQETSLAPFALLPTITLGLPAPARADGDRRTHATLGPRGPVLGNPHAHLFLPHGLEPEAGGPLPSRLQPILLLDPSVTHTPLLTVPGLGPLPFHFAQSLLTTERPSGSGLHRPLSRTRSEPLPPSATTPSLLGPLQPRLERLKPHVQLIKRSAKPSEKPRLRQIPSAEDLETDGGSVGPLRDDGLEHRESSHGQQEARGPVPLQQHQQVFLWEQQRLAGRLPRGATGDSVLLPLAPGSHRPLSRAQSSPAAPASLSTPEPASQARILPSSETPARTLPFTTGLVYDSVMLKHQCSCGDNSRHPEHAGRIQSIWSRLLERGLRSQCESLRGRKASLEELQSVHSERHVLLYGTNPLSRLKLDNGKLAGLLAQRMFVMLPCGGVGVDTDTIWNELHSSNAARWAAGSVTDLAFKVASRELKNGFAVVRPPGHHADHSTAMGFCFFNSVAIACRQLQQQGKASKILIVDWDVHHGNGTQQTFYQDPNVLYISLHRHDDGNFFPGSGAVDEVGAGSGEGFNVNVAWAGGLDPPMGDPEYLAAFRIVVMPIAREFSPDLVLVSAGFDAAEGHPPPLGGYHVSAKCFGYMTQQLMSLAGGAVVLALEGGHDLTAICDASEACVAALLGNKVDPLSEEGWKQKPNLNAIRSLEAVIRVHSEYWGCMQRLASRPDSWVHRVPGADAEEVEAVTALASLSVGILAEERTSGQLVEEEEPMNL, encoded by the exons ATGGGACCCAGGTGAGCCCGGCTGCCCCCTGCTCCAGCCCACCCATCATAG GCTGGCCCAGGCCCCGCGCAGACACGCCAGGCCCTCAGCCCCAGCCCATGGACCTGCGGGTGGGCCAGCGGCCCCCGGTGGAGCCCCCGCCGGAGCCCACACTGCTGGCCCTGCAGCACCCCCAGCGCCTCCACCACCACCTCTTCTTGGCGGGCCTGCAGCCCCAGCGCTCGGCAGAGCCCATGCGG CTCTCAATGGACACGCCGATGCCCGAGTTGCAGATGGGGCAGCAGGAACAAGAGCTGCGGCAGCTTCTCAATAAGGACAAGAGCAAGCGAA GTGCCGTAGCCAGCAGTGTGGTCAAGCAGAAGCTGGCAGAGGTGATTCTGAAGAAACAACAGGCGGCCCTAGAGAGAACGGTTCATCCTAATAGCCCCAGCGTTCCCTACAG AACTCTCGAGCCCTTGGAGACGGAGGGAGCTGCCCGTTCCATGCTCAGCAGCTTCCTGCCTCCTGTTCCCAGCCTGCCTTGCGACCCTCCAGAACACTTCCCTCTGCGCAAGACAG TCTCCGAGCCCAACCTGAAGCTGCGCTACAAGCCCAAGAAGTCCCTGGAGCGGAGGAAGAACCCGCTACTGCGGAAGGAGAGCGCCCCTCCCAGCCTCCGTCGGCGGCCAGCAGAGACCCTCGGCG ACTCCTCCCCTAGTAGTAGCAGCACGCCGGCATCAGGGTGCAGCTCCCCCAACGACAGCGAGCATGGCCCCAACCCCGTCCTGGGCTCCGAG GCGCTCTTGGGCCAGCGGCTGCGGCTGCAGGAGACCTCTCTGGCCCCGTTCGCCTTGCTGCCCACAATCACACTGGGGCTGCCCGCCCCTGCCAGG GCTGATGGTGACCGCAGGACCCATGCGACTCTGGGCCCTCGGGGCCCAGTCCTGGGGAACCCCCATGCTCACCTCTTCCTGCCCCATGGCCTGGAGCCCGAGGCTGGGGGCCCCCTGCCCTCTCGCCTGCAGCCCATTCTCCTCCTGGATCCCTCAGTGACTCACACCCCTCTGCTGACTG TGCCCGGGCTTGGGCCACTGCCCTTCCACTTTGCCCAGTCCTTACTGACCACCGAGCGGCCCTCTGGATCAGGCCTCCACCGGCCACTGAGCCGGACCCGctcagagcccctgcccccaaGCGCCACTACCCCCTCACTGCTGGGGCCCCTGCAGCCCCGCCTGGAGCGGCTCAAACCTCACGTCCAGCTGATCAAG AGGTCAGCCAAGCCGAGTGAGAAGCCCCGACTGCGGCAGATACCCTCAGCTGAGGACCTCGAGACGGATGGTGGGAGCGTGGGGCCACTTCGGGATGATGGCCTGGAACATAGGGAGTCCAGCCATGGGCAGCAGGAGGCCAGAGGCCCTGTTCCTCTCCAGCAGCACCAGCAG GTGTTCCTCTGGGAGCAGCAGCGACTGGCCGGGCGGCTCCCCCGAGGAGCCACTGGAGACTCCGTGCTGCTTCCCCTGGCCCCGGGCAGTCACCGGCCCCTGTCCAGGGCTCAGTCATCCCCGGCCGCGCCTGCCTCGCTGTCGACCCCAGAGCCCGCCAGCCAGGCCCGTATCCTGCCCAGCTCAGAGACCCCTGCCCGGACCCTGCCCTTCACCACGG GGCTGGTCTATGACTCGGTGATGCTGAAGCACCAGTGCTCCTGCGGGGACAACAGCAGGCACCCGGAGCACGCGGGCCGTATCCAGAGCATCTGGTCCCGGCTGCTGGAACGGGGGCTCCGGAGCCAGTGTGAG TCTCTCCGGGGCCGGAAGGCCTCCCTGGAGGAGCTGCAGTCAGTGCACTCTGAGCGGCATGTACTCCTCTACGGCACCAACCCGCTCAGCCGCCTCAAACTGGACAATGGGAAGCTGGCAG GCCTCCTGGCACAGAGGATGTTCGTGATGCTGCCTTGCGGCGGCGTTGGG GTGGACACCGACACCATCTGGAATGAGCTGCACTCCTCCAACGCGGCCCGCTGGGCTGCTGGCAGCGTCACCGACCTCGCCTTCAAAGTGGCCTCCCGTGAGCTAAAG AATGGTTTTGCTGTGGTTCGGCCCCCAGGACACCATGCAGACCATTCCACAGCCAT GGGCTTCTGCTTCTTCAACTCAGTGGCCATCGCCTGCCGGCAGCTGCAACAGCAGGGCAAGGCCAGCAAGATCCTCATTGTGGACTGG GACGTTCACCATGGCAACGGCACCCAGCAGACCTTCTACCAGGACCCCAATGTGCTGTACATCTCCCTTCATCGCCATGACGACGGCAACTTCTTCCCTGGCAGTGGGGCTGTGGATGAG GTGGGAGCTGGCAGCGGTGAGGGCTTCAATGTCAACGTGGCCTGGGCTGGAGGTCTCGACCCCCCCATGGGGGATCCTGAGTACCTGGCTGCCTTCAG GATAGTCGTGATGCCCATCGCCCGGGAGTTCTCTCCGGACCTGGTCCTGGTGTCGGCTGGGTTTGATGCTGCCGAGGGTCACCCGCCCCCACTGGGTGGCTACCATGTTTCTGCCAAGT GTTTTGGGTACATGACGCAGCAGCTCATGAGCTTGGCCGGAGGTGCGGTGGTGCTGGCCCTGGAGGGTGGCCATGACCTCACAGCCATCTGTGATGCCTCCGAGGCCTGTGTGGCTGCTCTTCTGGGCAACAAG GTGGATCCCCTCTCAGAAGAAGGCTGGAAGCAGAAACCCAACCTCAATGCCATCCGCTCCCTGGAAGCTGTGATCCGAGTGCACA GTGAATACTGGGGCTGCATGCAGCGCCTGGCCTCCCGTCCAGACTCCTGGGTGCACAGGGTGCCAGGGGCCGATGCAGAAGAAGTGGAGGCAGTGACGGCGCTGGCATCCCTTTCCGTGGGCATCCTGGCTGAAGAGCG GACCTCAGGGCagctggtggaggaggaggaaccCATGAATCTCTGA